In Candidatus Hydrogenedentota bacterium, the DNA window GACGACTACGATTACGAGAAGGTACCGCCGCGTTTGTGTAAAATTCATGCGTGGCGGAGGGGGGGTCATGCGCCTGCTCGAATCATACTTTCAAATCCAAAGTAGCGGCTCCACAGTCCGACGCGAAATCCTCGGCGGCCTGACCACTTTCGCGACGATGAGCTACATCGTCTTCGTGCAGCCCACCGTCCTTAGCGCTGTGGGAATGCCCTTTGGTTCCGTGCTCATCGCGACGTGCCTCTCTTCCGCCGTTGCGTGCGTTCTCATGGGCCTGCTGGCGCGCTACCCCATCGCACTCGCCCCCGGCATGGGCGAAAACTTCTTCTTCGCGTTCACCGTGTGCTCGACGTTCGCCGGCGGCATGGGCTTCTCCTGGCAGGCCGGCCTCATGATCGTGCTCATCTCGGGATTCCTGTTCGTTCTACTCTCTGCGTTCGGAGTGCGCGAACAAGTCCTGCGCGTACTGCCCGAGTGCCTGAAGAACACCATCGGCCCCGCAATCGGTTTCTTTATCACGTTTGTCGGCATGCAATGGGGCGGCATCGTCCAGCCGAATCCGGCAACAATGGTCAGCCTCGGCAATCTCACCTCCGGTCCCGCGCTGCTCACCATCGGTGGCGTGTTCTTGATCGCCGCCCTTATGGCCCGCGGCATTCGCGGCGGAATTCTCATCGGCATCGTCGTGACGTGCATGATCGGCGTAGCCACCAACGTGATGCCAAGCAACACCTCCGGCGCACACTATTCATTCGACACCTTTTTCAATCTCGATGCGTCCGAACTGGTCGCGCGGTGGGATGCCGCGCTCATCGCCATTCTGCTGTTATTCTTCATGGACCTGTTCGACACCGTGGGCACACTCGTCGGCGTCGGCAAACAAGCTGGCTTCGTTAAAGACGACGGCTCGATGCCGCGAGCAGGCCATGCATTCCTATCCGACGCCATCGCCACGTGCGTGGGCGCTTTGTTCGGCACGTCCACCGTCACGAGCTACATCGAAAGCGCAACCGGCGTGGCCGCCGGCGCGCGCACCGGCCTTGCCGCCATCGTAACCGGACTCTGTTTCATTGCCGCAATCGCGTTCGCGCCAATTATCCATATCGTCGGCACCGACATCGGCCCCGCGTTTTACGGCGTCGAGGCCACCGCGCCCCACGTCGCAATGTACCCCGGCGTGGCGCCCGCGCTGATTGTGGTCGGCCTGCTCATGATGTCCCCCCTGCGCCATGTGAAGTGGGACGACATCACCGAAGCGCTCCCCGCATTTCTCACCGTCGCGCTCATGGTTTTCGGCTTCGCGATCCACGAAGGCGTCTCCGCCGGCTGCGTCTCCTACGCCATCGTGAAATCCATCGCCGGCCGTTACAGGGAAGTTCATCCGATCATGTACGCAATCGCCCTCGCCCTCATCGCGCGCTACGCGTTCGCCTGATTGCAGCGTTGCACACCGCTCATTCGTGCCCGCGCCATCTCGAAAATCGGTGCGTCGCTCTATCGCATTCGTGCTGGTTATCGTCCTCGTAACCGAACTCTGTGCTCGTACCTCTCTTTAATTGGTTGATCACGCTCTTGGTCGCTTAGGTCCTTTCGGTCCCTTTGGTCCCTTAGGTCCTTTTCCATTACTCCCATTCCTCCACCCGCACTCTGCGAACAATGCGCATACCGCGAAAGTAGCTTTCGTATTGCCAATTCAACAATCTTGCGCTACTGTAGTGCCCCTTGGGTGAGGGGTGACAAATCAGTCCGGGTGCCGGTGTGGGAGTCGTATCGTGCGAAGCATTCTCTGCGTGTTCGTTCTTGCGTGTCTGCTGCTCTGCTTCAATTCATCCGCGGCCTTCGTCAATTTCGAAACGCCGCACGTCCATCCCATTGACCTCAGCCCGGACGGCACAACGATTGCCGTCTCAAACACCGCGGCGGGCCTGCTCGACATTTACGATGTAACGAGCGGCACGCCGGTCCAACGCGGATCGGTGCAGGTCGGCATCGATCCCGTGAGCGTGCGCTTCCGCACCAACACGGAAGCTTGGGTGGTGAATCACATTTCCGACAGCGTCTCGATCGTCCACATCACCACACAGCGCGTCATCGGGACAATCCCCACGCTCGACGAACCCTGCGACGTGGTCTTCGCCGGCTCGCCGCAAATGGCCTTCGTCTCCTGTTCGCAGGCAAACACCATTCAACGTTTCGACCCGGCGAACGTCGCCGCGGCGCCAACGAACATTTCCATCCTTGCCGAAGAGCCGCGCACGCTGGCAGTCAGTCCCGACGGCCTCACGGTATACGCAGCGATCTTTGAATCGGGTAACGGCTCGACCATCATTGCCGGCGGCAATGACGGGACCCTCGGCGGCTTTCCAACCAACGCCGCGATGGATGATGTGACCAATCCGTATGGCGGCGTGAACCCGCCACCAAACGATCCTCTGGACACGAACGGCGATCTGAACCTATTCATCCCGCCGAAGGCAGCGAACGGCGCGGCGCCGCGCGTCGGCCTCATCGTCAAGAAGGACGCCGCAGGCGTTTGGCGCGACGACAACGGCAGCGACTGGTCGCCGTGGATCAACGGCGCGAAATCGAACCTCTCCGGCCGCTATGTCGGCTGGGACGTCATCGACCACGACATCGCCGTCATCACGAATCTCAACGCGCCAAGTCCGACCGTCAACTACGCGGACCGCCTGATGAACATCTGCATGTCGCTCGCAATCAATCCCGCAACCGGCGACATCACCGTCGTCGGCACGGACGGCACAAACGAAGTCCGGTTCGAACCGGTCGTCAGCGGCACCTTCTTGCGCGTGAACATCGGCATCGTCGACGACGCGAATCTCTCGAACACCAACGTCGTCGATCTCAATGCCGCTCACCTCGCGCTCGCCCAACCGGGCGGTGTCGATCCATACGAAACGCCCACCGTACCCCAAACCGACCGCGACAAGTCCATCGGCGACCCACGAGGCATCGTGTGGAACGCCGCCGGCGACCGCGGCTACATCACCGGAATGGGGTCGAACAACCTCGTCGTCGTCGATCAAACCGGCAACCGCGTCACCCTCGGCGCGACTACCGAACTGCGCGAAGGCCCCACAGGGGCCGTCCTCAGCGCCGACGAATCGCGTCTCTTCGTCGTGAACCGCTTCGACGGCTCCATCTCCGTCGTCGACACGACATCGCTCAACGAGATCGCAAACGTTCCGTACTTCGATCCGACCCCCACTGCGATCAAAACAGGTCGCAAACACCTCTACGACACACACAAAAACTCCGGCCTCGGCCACATCGCTTGTGGTTCCTGCCACGTCGACGGCCGCATGGACCGCCTCGCCTGGGACCTCGGCGATCCCTCCGGCAGCGTCAAGGCGTTATCCGGCGCCGGCAGCCCCCCGCAGCACAACCTCGGCGGCGGCATACCCGGACTCGGCGGCGGCTTCCAAGACTTTCATCCCATGAAGGGTCCGATGACGACCCAAACCCTGCAGGACATCATCGGCAAGGAACCGTTCCACTGGCGCGGCGACCGCGACGGCCTCGAAGAATTCAATCCCGCGTTCATGGGCCTGCAGGGCGACGATACCATGCTCACCGCGCAAGAAATGCAGGAGTTCGAGGACTTCCTCGCAACGACGCATTTCCCGCCGAACCCATTCCGCAACCTCGACAACACCTTGCCCACCAACCTCCCGCTGCCCGGCCAATTCGCAAACGGCCGCTTCGTCCTCGGCAACGGCGCACCCCTGCCCGCCGGCGACGCCGTGCGCGGCCTTCAGCTCTACCGCAGCCAAACCGCGCCCATGGACGGCGGCTTCAGTTGCGTCATCTGTCACACGCTCCCCGTCGGTGACGGCACGGATTCGCGTTGGAACGGCTCGGCGTTCGTTCCCATCGCGACCGGGCCGAATGGCGAACATCACGTCACGCTTGTCTCCGTCGACGGCTCGACTAATCACGCGATCAAAATCCCGCAACTCCGCAACCAATACGACAAGGCCGGCTTCGAACTCACGCCCGGCAACCCAAGTCTGAGCGGGTTCGGCGTACTTCACGACGGCAGCATCGACAGCATCGCGCGCTTCGTCAGCGAGCCGGTTTTCAATGTCAACTCGGACCAGGACGTCGCCGATCTCACCGCGCTCGTCCTTTCATTCTCCGGCGGGTTCGACGACGCCCCTCCAAACCCCGGCCCCAATCCCGAAGCGCCCGGCAACCCCAACAATAACGCGCACGCCGCAGTCGGCAAACAGGTGACGATCGGCAATCCCCTGGACGACCTCACCACGATCAATCTGTTTGTTACGCTCGCGAACGCCGGCGATATCGACCTCATCGTGAAGGGCATACAGGCAGGATTTCCGCGTGGATGGGAATACACCGGCGGCGGCATGTTCACGCCAGAC includes these proteins:
- a CDS encoding NCS2 family permease; translation: MLESYFQIQSSGSTVRREILGGLTTFATMSYIVFVQPTVLSAVGMPFGSVLIATCLSSAVACVLMGLLARYPIALAPGMGENFFFAFTVCSTFAGGMGFSWQAGLMIVLISGFLFVLLSAFGVREQVLRVLPECLKNTIGPAIGFFITFVGMQWGGIVQPNPATMVSLGNLTSGPALLTIGGVFLIAALMARGIRGGILIGIVVTCMIGVATNVMPSNTSGAHYSFDTFFNLDASELVARWDAALIAILLLFFMDLFDTVGTLVGVGKQAGFVKDDGSMPRAGHAFLSDAIATCVGALFGTSTVTSYIESATGVAAGARTGLAAIVTGLCFIAAIAFAPIIHIVGTDIGPAFYGVEATAPHVAMYPGVAPALIVVGLLMMSPLRHVKWDDITEALPAFLTVALMVFGFAIHEGVSAGCVSYAIVKSIAGRYREVHPIMYAIALALIARYAFA